In one Natronosalvus amylolyticus genomic region, the following are encoded:
- a CDS encoding universal stress protein, with the protein MFSTVLVPTDGSAGAEATIGHALSLAEAADGNVHALYVLEPSHEPVRLEAADREAVAGPSESRGRQATIRITDQAEAAGVSAARAVWEGVPYREILAYVDEHDVDLIVMGTHGRTGADRVRLGSTTERVITRAEIPVLSVRLEAEAKPDSGDGGYERIVVPTDGSDAAERAAETALDFAALHDATVHTVYVIDSTTYDLEDAPRSIIGLLDEGGQQATEAVAGMARERDLEVKTSVRRGVPAEVLLEYAQSVDGDLLAMGTRGQTVGEGRLLGSTTARVVRRSDIPVLTVT; encoded by the coding sequence ATGTTCAGCACGGTTCTCGTTCCAACCGATGGCAGCGCCGGTGCCGAAGCGACAATCGGTCACGCACTCTCACTTGCCGAGGCAGCTGATGGCAACGTCCATGCGCTGTACGTCCTCGAGCCGAGTCACGAACCGGTTCGCCTCGAGGCGGCCGATCGGGAAGCGGTGGCTGGCCCGTCCGAGAGTCGGGGTCGGCAGGCGACGATTCGGATAACTGACCAGGCTGAAGCCGCTGGCGTTTCGGCCGCTCGAGCCGTCTGGGAGGGGGTTCCGTATCGCGAAATCCTCGCGTACGTCGACGAACACGACGTCGATCTGATCGTGATGGGGACACACGGGCGAACGGGTGCCGACCGCGTTCGATTGGGGAGTACGACCGAGCGAGTCATTACGCGGGCCGAGATACCCGTCCTATCGGTTCGCCTCGAGGCAGAAGCGAAGCCAGATAGCGGCGACGGCGGGTACGAACGGATCGTCGTCCCCACCGATGGAAGCGACGCGGCCGAACGGGCGGCGGAGACGGCACTTGATTTCGCAGCCCTCCACGACGCGACGGTCCATACGGTCTACGTCATCGATTCGACGACTTACGACCTCGAAGACGCACCGCGCTCGATCATTGGATTGCTCGATGAGGGTGGGCAACAGGCCACCGAGGCGGTGGCAGGAATGGCTCGAGAGCGGGACCTCGAGGTCAAGACGAGCGTTCGCCGTGGTGTCCCAGCGGAAGTCCTCCTCGAGTACGCCCAGTCCGTTGACGGCGACTTGCTCGCGATGGGCACTCGGGGGCAGACGGTTGGAGAAGGCCGGTTGCTCGGAAGTACGACGGCTCGCGTCGTTCGACGGTCGGACATTCCCGTACTGACGGTCACCTGA
- a CDS encoding universal stress protein yields MYDRILLPTDMSPGVDHATEHAIDAATRYDASLHVLYVVDADAYSSYPGDEYVHEFEGLERALEQAGTEEVEAVAEQAGDAGVSTVTEIRHGVPHEAILEYADEADIGLLVLGSKNRSGEYRRLLGSVAERVVRMSERPVTVVKTPLESPST; encoded by the coding sequence ATGTACGATCGAATCCTCCTTCCCACGGATATGAGTCCCGGTGTCGACCACGCCACCGAGCACGCTATCGACGCCGCCACGCGGTATGACGCGTCGTTGCACGTTCTGTACGTGGTCGACGCCGATGCCTACAGCTCCTACCCCGGCGACGAGTACGTTCACGAGTTCGAAGGCCTCGAGCGCGCGCTCGAGCAGGCGGGCACTGAGGAAGTCGAAGCGGTTGCCGAGCAGGCTGGCGACGCCGGGGTATCGACGGTAACCGAGATTCGACACGGCGTTCCCCACGAAGCGATCCTCGAGTACGCCGATGAGGCCGACATCGGGCTGCTCGTGCTGGGTTCGAAAAACCGATCCGGGGAGTACCGGCGTCTGCTCGGAAGCGTCGCCGAACGCGTCGTCAGAATGAGCGAGCGGCCGGTGACGGTCGTCAAAACGCCGCTCGAGTCACCGTCGACGTGA
- a CDS encoding pyridoxamine 5'-phosphate oxidase family protein, with protein sequence MSVEELQEFGLAEMTDDEIRRFLSTQKVGVLGLPGQDTPYLIPLSYGYDGGQRLYFTYLRGSSSRKARLSDIADAASFLVYTVDTMYSWESVLLTGTLSTVPESRWDELEETLADAWRPDLFRRASLEATVTVYAYHIDERTGIKHQGLPPGFKFASE encoded by the coding sequence ATGTCAGTCGAAGAACTACAGGAGTTCGGGTTGGCCGAGATGACCGACGACGAAATTCGACGGTTCCTGTCTACACAGAAGGTGGGAGTGCTCGGGTTGCCAGGACAGGATACACCATACCTCATCCCGCTTTCGTACGGCTACGATGGAGGCCAGCGGCTGTATTTTACCTATCTTCGCGGCTCCAGTAGTCGGAAGGCGAGACTGAGCGACATAGCAGATGCCGCGAGCTTTCTCGTCTATACGGTCGATACCATGTACAGTTGGGAAAGCGTCCTCCTGACCGGCACGCTCAGCACAGTCCCCGAATCCAGATGGGACGAACTCGAGGAAACGTTGGCTGACGCGTGGCGGCCAGACCTCTTTCGCAGAGCATCCCTCGAAGCGACGGTTACGGTCTATGCGTACCACATCGACGAACGAACCGGCATCAAACACCAGGGGCTTCCACCAGGGTTCAAATTTGCAAGCGAGTGA
- the mtnP gene encoding S-methyl-5'-thioadenosine phosphorylase, with protein sequence MTIGVIGGSGIYDALPLENVTKETVTTPYGDPSDDLTKGTLAGNEVVFLPRHGEDHRHTPTDAPYHANIYALKQAGVDRVIATNAVGSLREELPPQTLVIPDQIFDRTKHRTPTFFGDGMVVHMGFAQPYCPAMVDHLATAATEATDATVSKDGTYVCIEGPQYSTKAESEFYRAQGYDIVGMTAIPEAKLAREAELSYATVAGVTDYDVWKADSEVTLEEVLENAAANQESINQVIEHAIETMPEDFESHAWSALEGTINTPTESIPDDTLERVELLAGEYL encoded by the coding sequence ATGACAATCGGTGTTATTGGGGGCAGCGGGATTTACGACGCATTGCCACTCGAGAACGTCACGAAAGAGACGGTGACGACCCCGTACGGCGACCCAAGCGACGACCTGACGAAAGGGACCCTCGCCGGGAACGAGGTCGTCTTTCTCCCACGTCACGGCGAAGACCACCGCCACACGCCGACCGACGCCCCGTATCACGCGAACATCTACGCGTTGAAACAGGCCGGCGTCGACCGCGTTATCGCGACCAACGCCGTGGGCAGTCTTCGGGAGGAGTTGCCGCCACAGACGCTCGTCATTCCCGACCAGATTTTCGACCGGACGAAACACCGCACGCCGACGTTTTTCGGCGACGGTATGGTCGTTCACATGGGCTTTGCCCAGCCGTACTGTCCGGCGATGGTCGACCACCTCGCGACAGCAGCCACGGAAGCGACGGATGCGACGGTCTCGAAAGACGGAACCTACGTCTGCATCGAAGGGCCACAGTACTCCACGAAAGCCGAAAGCGAGTTCTACCGCGCACAGGGGTACGACATCGTCGGCATGACCGCGATACCCGAAGCCAAACTCGCTCGAGAAGCCGAACTCAGTTACGCCACCGTTGCCGGCGTCACCGATTACGACGTCTGGAAAGCCGACAGCGAGGTCACCCTCGAAGAAGTGCTCGAGAACGCCGCGGCCAACCAGGAATCGATCAATCAGGTGATCGAACACGCCATCGAAACGATGCCCGAGGACTTCGAGAGCCACGCCTGGTCGGCACTCGAGGGCACGATCAACACGCCAACGGAGTCGATTCCGGACGACACGCTCGAACGCGTCGAGTTGCTGGCTGGGGAGTATCTGTAG